The proteins below come from a single Thermotoga sp. KOL6 genomic window:
- the argF gene encoding ornithine carbamoyltransferase, whose amino-acid sequence MSVNLKGKSLLTLLDFTPEEIRYLLDVAKQVKMESRSRLKQERFKGMTLAMIFEKRSTRTRLAFETAFAEEGGHPIFLSLNDIHLGVKESLEDTARVLGRMVNAIMFRGYKQETVETLARYSGVPVYNGLTDDFHPTQALADLMTIEENFGSLKRIKVVFMGDTRNNVATSLMIACAKMGMNFVACGPEELKPNPEILKKCEEIAKENNTSVEFIPDPKLALKNADVVYTDVWVSMGEEKEAKERMSILKPYQVNDEKMDMTGNPDTIFMHCLPAVKGQEVTYEVIEGKQSRVWDQAENRKHTIKAVMIATLL is encoded by the coding sequence GTGTCTGTCAACTTGAAAGGGAAGTCTCTTCTCACGCTTTTAGATTTCACCCCAGAGGAGATAAGATATTTGCTCGATGTGGCAAAGCAAGTGAAAATGGAAAGCCGTTCTAGATTGAAACAAGAGAGATTCAAAGGAATGACTCTTGCCATGATATTCGAGAAAAGATCCACACGAACACGACTCGCTTTCGAGACAGCTTTTGCTGAAGAAGGGGGACACCCCATATTTCTTTCCTTAAACGATATCCATCTCGGTGTAAAAGAATCTCTTGAGGATACCGCGCGTGTTCTTGGTAGAATGGTGAATGCCATCATGTTTCGTGGATACAAACAGGAGACCGTCGAAACACTCGCAAGATACTCGGGGGTGCCCGTTTACAATGGCCTCACGGATGACTTTCATCCCACACAGGCACTTGCCGATCTGATGACGATTGAAGAAAATTTCGGAAGTTTGAAAAGAATAAAAGTTGTCTTCATGGGAGATACGAGAAACAACGTGGCAACTTCTCTCATGATAGCCTGCGCAAAGATGGGAATGAATTTCGTTGCGTGCGGTCCAGAGGAGTTGAAACCGAATCCAGAGATACTCAAAAAATGTGAAGAGATAGCCAAAGAAAACAATACGAGCGTGGAGTTTATTCCGGATCCCAAACTCGCTCTGAAAAACGCAGATGTGGTTTACACGGATGTTTGGGTATCGATGGGAGAAGAGAAAGAGGCCAAAGAAAGGATGTCCATTCTGAAACCGTATCAAGTGAACGACGAAAAAATGGATATGACAGGAAATCCAGACACTATTTTCATGCATTGTTTACCAGCTGTAAAGGGGCAGGAAGTAACTTACGAAGTGATTGAAGGAAAACAGAGTAGAGTGTGGGATCAGGCGGAGAACAGGAAGCATACGATAAAAGCGGTCATGATAGCTACTTTACTGTGA
- a CDS encoding ribonuclease HI family protein, whose product MVFLYFDGSSKPNPGKMRIGFVILDENGNVLKRCSKTLAYGTNNMAEYLALLEGLEEVLRFGEKEVVVRGDSRLVIKQLKNEYKVKSENLKPIYEKVKNILKKFERVHLEWVSEKENKLAHDLANMEV is encoded by the coding sequence TTGGTTTTTCTTTATTTCGATGGATCAAGTAAACCCAACCCCGGGAAAATGAGAATAGGTTTTGTCATATTGGATGAAAACGGAAACGTCTTGAAAAGATGCTCGAAAACTCTCGCCTATGGAACCAACAACATGGCGGAGTATTTAGCTCTCTTGGAAGGGCTGGAAGAGGTATTGAGATTTGGAGAAAAAGAAGTGGTAGTTCGAGGAGATTCTCGACTTGTGATAAAGCAATTGAAAAATGAATACAAAGTGAAATCAGAGAATTTGAAACCAATCTATGAAAAAGTAAAGAACATCTTGAAAAAATTTGAGCGTGTTCACCTTGAGTGGGTAAGCGAGAAAGAGAACAAACTAGCACACGATCTTGCAAACATGGAGGTGTAA
- the hisS gene encoding histidine--tRNA ligase has protein sequence MKYKKIKGTNDLFGEDVWYWRFVENTFREVCESFGMEEIRTPIFEQTELFIRSVGEESDIVQKEMYTFQDKAGRSITLRPEGTAPVVRAFLENSLVNRGFQQRYYYIGQMFRYEKPQSGRLRQFHQVGFEIIGSESPKADFEMILAVDIFLKRLGLRKYSIHLNSIGCPECRKQYREVLKEYYKQYLDELCEDCKRRYERNVLRLLDCKEDQKFALNAPKSVDYLCDNCKKHYEKLKEYLNTFEIEYVEDHTLVRGLDYYTRTVFEVRHEGLGAQNSIAGGGRYDGLFSELGGSSIPALGFAAGIERLVLALKSEGIEVPVENVHYLYVATIGERAFKEGVSLAIDLRKKGFRVDMDIMERKLSGQLKHANRMGARYVIIIGDEELEKGIVILRDLETGDQVEVDRQFAVEYISERVLE, from the coding sequence TTGAAATACAAGAAGATAAAAGGTACAAATGATCTTTTTGGTGAAGACGTATGGTATTGGAGGTTTGTAGAGAATACTTTTAGAGAAGTTTGTGAAAGCTTTGGGATGGAGGAGATTAGAACCCCTATCTTTGAACAAACTGAACTCTTCATAAGGAGTGTCGGAGAAGAGTCCGATATTGTTCAGAAGGAAATGTACACCTTTCAAGACAAAGCAGGGAGAAGCATAACGCTGAGGCCAGAAGGAACTGCTCCTGTTGTGAGAGCCTTTCTGGAGAATTCTCTGGTGAACAGGGGATTTCAGCAAAGGTATTATTACATAGGTCAAATGTTTCGTTATGAAAAACCTCAGTCTGGAAGGCTGAGACAGTTTCATCAAGTGGGATTCGAAATCATAGGTTCAGAATCTCCGAAGGCGGATTTCGAGATGATTCTGGCAGTTGATATCTTTTTGAAAAGATTAGGGCTCCGCAAATATTCTATTCACCTGAACTCTATAGGCTGCCCTGAGTGCAGAAAACAATATCGAGAGGTCCTTAAAGAATATTACAAGCAATATTTGGATGAACTTTGCGAGGATTGTAAGAGACGATACGAAAGGAACGTTCTCAGGCTTCTCGATTGTAAAGAGGATCAAAAATTCGCGCTGAACGCTCCAAAGAGTGTGGATTATCTCTGTGATAACTGCAAGAAGCATTACGAGAAATTGAAAGAGTATCTGAACACCTTCGAAATTGAATATGTGGAAGATCATACTCTCGTACGGGGTTTAGATTACTATACTCGAACGGTTTTTGAAGTGAGGCATGAAGGCCTCGGTGCACAGAACTCTATTGCCGGTGGTGGCAGATACGATGGTTTGTTTTCGGAGTTGGGAGGTTCTTCTATCCCTGCTCTGGGTTTTGCTGCCGGAATAGAGAGATTGGTGCTCGCCCTTAAATCAGAAGGTATAGAGGTTCCAGTAGAAAACGTCCACTATCTCTACGTTGCCACCATAGGCGAAAGAGCCTTCAAGGAAGGGGTGAGTTTGGCGATTGATCTAAGAAAAAAGGGATTCAGAGTAGATATGGACATCATGGAGAGAAAGCTCTCTGGACAATTGAAGCATGCAAACAGAATGGGAGCAAGGTATGTGATCATAATTGGTGACGAAGAGTTAGAAAAAGGAATCGTCATACTTCGAGATCTCGAAACGGGGGATCAGGTTGAGGTGGACAGACAGTTTGCTGTGGAATACATCTCTGAAAGAGTTTTGGAATAA
- the argS gene encoding arginine--tRNA ligase yields MLVDLIREKVTKVITELYQVKIDFEVEIPPKKDFGDLSTNVAMKLAKVLKRNPREIAQEIMRKLEKDHTFSKTETMGPGFINFFLSNEVLQEVVGTILVQKEAYGKENVGDGTKVQFEYGSANPTGPFTVGHGRQIVIGDVLSEVFKELGYDVTREMYINDAGKQIKLLTQSLWVRYNQLLGVEKEIPEGGYRGEYLVGIAKDLIKEVGDKYKNIWNEEVEALFREIALNRILSSMKDTLKRIGSSFDVYYSEKSLIEDGTVEEVLSFLKEKGLVYEKEGALWLKVSVFIEEDDKVLVRSDGTYTYFMTDIAYHYKKYKRGFKKVYDIWGSDHHGHIPRMKAAMKALEIPDDFFNVILHQFVTLKRGGEVVRMSTRAGEFITLDELLDEVGRDATRYFFAMVDPDTHMVFDIDLAKAKTMDNPVYYVQYAHARISNLFVNAEKKGITFEEGKHLELLGNDEERTLMRNLGMFSTALKETATMFSPNRLTNYLQRLAESFHVFYTKHVIVDPENIPLSNARLNLSLATKIVLKKGLDLLGVSAPERM; encoded by the coding sequence ATGTTGGTGGATCTCATTAGAGAAAAAGTCACAAAAGTAATCACAGAGTTATACCAAGTGAAAATCGATTTTGAGGTTGAAATACCACCTAAGAAAGATTTTGGGGATCTCTCCACCAACGTTGCTATGAAACTTGCCAAGGTTTTAAAAAGAAACCCACGAGAGATAGCCCAAGAGATAATGAGAAAACTTGAGAAAGATCACACATTCAGCAAAACAGAAACCATGGGACCTGGATTCATAAACTTTTTTCTATCGAATGAAGTGTTGCAAGAAGTTGTTGGAACGATTCTCGTCCAAAAGGAAGCTTATGGGAAAGAGAATGTTGGAGATGGAACGAAGGTTCAATTTGAATATGGTAGTGCCAATCCTACGGGACCTTTCACGGTGGGTCACGGTAGGCAGATCGTGATAGGAGATGTGTTGTCAGAGGTATTCAAAGAGCTTGGTTACGATGTCACGAGAGAGATGTACATAAACGATGCCGGAAAACAGATAAAACTTTTGACACAATCTTTATGGGTACGGTACAACCAACTTCTTGGAGTTGAAAAAGAGATTCCAGAAGGAGGTTACAGAGGAGAATATCTCGTGGGGATAGCGAAAGATCTGATAAAAGAAGTGGGCGATAAGTACAAGAACATTTGGAATGAAGAAGTGGAAGCACTTTTCAGAGAAATAGCTTTGAACAGGATACTTTCCAGCATGAAAGATACTTTGAAAAGAATAGGTTCTTCGTTTGATGTTTACTATTCCGAGAAAAGCCTAATAGAAGATGGTACTGTAGAGGAAGTTTTGAGCTTTCTAAAAGAGAAAGGTCTGGTTTATGAGAAAGAGGGTGCTTTGTGGTTGAAAGTGTCTGTCTTCATAGAAGAAGACGACAAAGTTCTCGTTAGAAGTGACGGAACGTACACATATTTCATGACGGATATAGCCTACCATTACAAGAAGTACAAAAGAGGATTTAAAAAAGTCTACGACATATGGGGAAGTGACCACCACGGTCATATTCCTCGTATGAAAGCCGCTATGAAGGCTTTGGAAATACCTGATGATTTCTTCAACGTAATACTCCATCAATTCGTTACGTTGAAACGTGGTGGAGAAGTAGTTCGAATGTCTACAAGGGCTGGAGAGTTTATCACACTGGATGAGCTCCTAGATGAAGTTGGAAGAGATGCAACTCGGTATTTTTTCGCGATGGTAGATCCAGATACTCACATGGTATTTGATATAGATCTTGCCAAGGCGAAAACCATGGATAATCCTGTCTATTACGTTCAATACGCTCACGCAAGGATTTCGAATCTCTTCGTCAACGCAGAGAAAAAAGGTATCACATTTGAAGAAGGAAAACATCTTGAGCTTCTCGGAAACGATGAAGAAAGAACATTGATGAGGAACCTTGGAATGTTCAGTACCGCGTTGAAGGAAACCGCTACGATGTTCTCTCCCAACAGACTAACAAACTATCTTCAGAGATTGGCAGAATCGTTTCATGTGTTTTACACAAAGCATGTCATCGTCGATCCTGAGAATATACCTCTTTCAAATGCGAGGTTGAATCTCTCACTCGCAACTAAGATCGTCTTAAAGAAAGGTTTGGATTTGTTAGGAGTTTCAGCACCGGAGAGGATGTGA
- a CDS encoding adenylosuccinate synthase produces the protein MNRVVVGLQWGDEGKGKVVTYLSRYHDIVARFSGGANAGHTVNYGTFKMVHHLLPSADFTKNIGIAIGSGVLLDLQVFAEEIEELRKRFPDYSGKILVSENAHVVLPVHKEMDKKIDELLKIGTTKRGIGPACSDRVMRSNVRISELSDEKKAKELLEKNLSLKKLYGLNFDIEIVLEDLLEFYELIKHFVISPIQMKRYLEESSILFEGTQGVLLDIDAGTYPYVTSMNCSSAGVSAGMGFPVKVDEILGVFKAYTTRVGEGPFPTELVGKEGEALRRAGHEYGSTTGRPRRCGWLDLPLLNYAIEMANVDTLVMTKADILNGFEEIKVCVRYKDGKELLSLKGLEKKEPVYESFTGWRTLEDSSFERFVNFIERETGKPIRYISTGEKVEDIVEV, from the coding sequence ATGAACAGAGTGGTCGTTGGCCTTCAGTGGGGAGACGAAGGAAAAGGAAAAGTTGTGACCTATCTCTCCAGATATCATGATATCGTTGCGCGATTTTCAGGAGGAGCTAATGCAGGTCACACGGTGAATTATGGCACGTTCAAAATGGTGCACCATCTTCTTCCTTCTGCGGATTTTACTAAGAACATAGGAATAGCGATTGGAAGCGGGGTTTTACTCGATCTTCAAGTGTTCGCAGAAGAGATAGAAGAACTGAGAAAGAGATTTCCCGATTACTCGGGAAAGATTCTCGTATCCGAGAACGCACACGTTGTTCTACCCGTTCATAAAGAAATGGATAAAAAAATAGACGAGCTGTTAAAAATAGGAACTACGAAGAGGGGAATTGGACCCGCATGTTCCGACAGAGTTATGAGATCAAATGTCAGAATTTCTGAACTCAGCGACGAGAAGAAAGCAAAAGAGTTGCTGGAAAAGAATCTCTCTCTTAAAAAGTTGTACGGTCTTAACTTTGATATAGAAATTGTTTTAGAAGATCTTCTGGAGTTTTACGAACTCATAAAACATTTCGTGATCTCTCCAATTCAGATGAAAAGATATTTAGAGGAAAGTTCTATTCTTTTTGAAGGTACCCAAGGGGTCCTTCTCGATATCGATGCAGGGACGTATCCTTACGTTACCAGTATGAACTGTTCCTCTGCTGGTGTGAGTGCAGGAATGGGATTTCCAGTGAAAGTGGACGAGATCTTAGGGGTCTTCAAGGCTTACACGACCAGGGTGGGTGAAGGTCCTTTCCCAACAGAACTCGTTGGAAAGGAAGGAGAAGCGTTGAGACGAGCAGGACATGAATACGGATCAACAACCGGCCGCCCAAGGAGATGTGGTTGGCTCGATCTCCCTCTCCTCAACTACGCGATAGAAATGGCGAACGTTGACACACTTGTTATGACGAAAGCAGACATTCTGAACGGTTTTGAAGAAATAAAAGTGTGTGTCAGGTACAAAGATGGAAAAGAGCTTCTTTCGCTGAAAGGTCTAGAGAAGAAAGAACCAGTGTACGAGTCTTTCACTGGTTGGAGAACACTTGAGGACAGCTCATTCGAGCGCTTTGTGAATTTCATAGAGAGAGAGACAGGAAAACCGATAAGGTACATATCAACCGGCGAAAAGGTTGAAGATATTGTGGAGGTGTGA
- the rlmD gene encoding 23S rRNA (uracil(1939)-C(5))-methyltransferase RlmD, with translation MLERVKIDKMVNGGYGLAHLSNGKIVFVEGAYPGEEVLVKPVREKKDFSFGKVISFLRESKSRVKPACKYFGRCGGCHWMDMKYENQLIYKREILIDLFERSGIAVNVEEVEPSDLVYHYRTKMEFHFQGRKLGLKQRKSDTVIDIKSCEIAPEDTTEVLQTVREAVQVMNIPTYNWATRKGILKHLVVRYAFSTDQLMIIFVTKTESFPWGRSLVQAILRKVPKVYSIIHVMNSKDSVILRGPYRTLYGEGIIVEEFDWERFQIPPTAFFQSNYSVTSKLIDHVYKELALQGNETVLDLYAGIGTFSIRTSFSSSRVISVESSRIAVKAGKANANVNGRRNIEYVESDVLEFLRSYHGRADKVILDPPRSGTSLETVKEILRLSPERIVYVSCEPSTLVRDVKYFLEGGYSIERVKPFDMFPQTYHVETVVTLAKEEQ, from the coding sequence ATGTTGGAACGAGTGAAGATAGACAAGATGGTCAACGGAGGATACGGTCTAGCCCATCTCTCCAATGGAAAGATAGTCTTCGTTGAAGGGGCTTATCCAGGAGAAGAGGTATTGGTGAAGCCTGTCCGAGAAAAGAAGGATTTCTCTTTCGGAAAAGTGATTTCCTTCCTCAGAGAATCAAAAAGCAGGGTAAAACCTGCTTGTAAGTACTTCGGGCGATGTGGTGGTTGTCATTGGATGGACATGAAATATGAAAATCAACTTATTTACAAAAGAGAAATTCTCATAGATCTTTTCGAACGTTCGGGGATAGCAGTTAATGTAGAAGAAGTTGAACCCAGTGATCTTGTGTATCATTACAGAACGAAGATGGAGTTTCATTTTCAGGGTAGAAAACTGGGGCTGAAACAACGTAAATCTGATACAGTAATTGATATAAAATCTTGCGAAATTGCACCTGAAGATACTACCGAAGTTTTGCAAACGGTCAGGGAAGCGGTTCAAGTGATGAACATTCCCACTTACAACTGGGCAACGAGGAAGGGGATTTTGAAACACCTTGTCGTCAGATATGCGTTCAGTACAGATCAACTCATGATCATCTTTGTAACGAAGACGGAATCGTTTCCATGGGGTCGAAGTTTGGTGCAAGCAATATTGAGAAAAGTTCCCAAGGTGTACTCTATAATTCATGTTATGAATTCGAAAGATTCTGTCATTTTGAGAGGTCCTTACAGAACTCTTTATGGAGAAGGAATTATTGTTGAAGAATTCGATTGGGAAAGATTTCAAATTCCTCCAACCGCCTTCTTTCAAAGCAATTACTCCGTTACATCCAAATTGATAGACCATGTATACAAAGAATTAGCCCTTCAAGGAAATGAAACGGTTCTCGACCTTTATGCGGGGATCGGAACTTTCTCCATCAGAACATCCTTTTCTTCTTCAAGAGTGATATCTGTCGAATCGAGTAGGATCGCTGTAAAAGCAGGAAAAGCTAATGCAAATGTAAACGGTAGAAGGAACATTGAATATGTGGAAAGCGATGTTTTAGAATTTTTGAGATCCTATCATGGGAGGGCAGACAAAGTAATATTGGATCCTCCCAGATCTGGGACAAGCCTGGAAACGGTTAAAGAAATCCTCAGACTCTCTCCTGAGAGGATCGTTTACGTCTCATGCGAACCTTCCACCCTTGTCAGAGACGTTAAATATTTTCTGGAGGGAGGATATTCAATAGAACGAGTGAAGCCTTTTGACATGTTTCCTCAGACTTACCACGTTGAAACCGTTGTCACTCTAGCGAAGGAGGAACAATGA
- a CDS encoding TrkA family potassium uptake protein, producing the protein MSKRKNKYIVVFGCGRLGALVANLASVEGHSVVVVDKNEYAFHRLNSEFSGFTIVGNAAEFETLKESGMEKADMVFAFTNDDSTNFFVAMNARYMFNVKNVVARVYDPERTRIFEDSGIKTICPANLMMERIREYIVGSEQG; encoded by the coding sequence ATGTCCAAAAGGAAAAATAAATACATAGTCGTTTTTGGATGTGGCAGGTTGGGAGCTCTTGTTGCAAATCTCGCCTCGGTAGAAGGACATAGCGTGGTCGTTGTGGACAAAAATGAGTATGCTTTTCACAGGTTGAATTCGGAGTTCTCCGGTTTTACAATAGTTGGAAATGCTGCAGAATTTGAAACACTCAAGGAAAGTGGCATGGAAAAAGCCGACATGGTTTTTGCCTTTACAAACGACGACAGTACGAATTTTTTCGTTGCGATGAACGCGCGATATATGTTTAACGTGAAAAATGTTGTAGCAAGAGTGTACGACCCTGAAAGGACTAGAATTTTCGAAGATAGTGGGATAAAAACGATATGTCCCGCCAATCTAATGATGGAGAGGATCAGGGAATACATCGTGGGGAGTGAGCAAGGTTGA
- a CDS encoding TrkH family potassium uptake protein produces MEDVLASTKHRLRVSFWYVGQLLAWFPAILLLPVVFVIFYPEEWKYITAFLVPAVVSFVSGYLLKKISKLSNGHVVGYQEGAVIVVTTWIVAILLSASPFIITGFLNFHQAIFEATSGWTTTGLTMFPDVESLPHVLLVWRSIMQFIGGAGFAVIMLATLIGPLGASLYGSEGRVDNILPNVTQSTKVIMIIYVTYAVLGMVLLHLAGMPWFDAFNHSLTALATGGFSVKNTSIGFYNSVSIETITIVLMILGGTGFGIHYTLWKGNFKAFLRNGEPWLMGTTIVLATVFLVPHASKVFHENALRYTIFQVVSAITGTGFSNTDLVPWVALFPLGVFLLTVIMMLGGMMDSTAGGLKQFRVFVTLKLLVRAIRDFVGPRRKVGKIMVWKGESRRTIDENIIKDMFIFFGIYALTYLLGTLVLMSYGYDPLVSMFEFSSAMNGVGLSVGLTSPDLPVGVLWTMTLGMFLGRLEFLVVFYALARIIRDLKILLTENGGEIN; encoded by the coding sequence TTGGAAGATGTATTGGCCAGTACAAAGCACAGACTCAGAGTTTCGTTCTGGTACGTAGGGCAATTGCTTGCATGGTTTCCCGCCATTCTTCTATTGCCGGTTGTCTTCGTGATCTTCTATCCCGAAGAATGGAAATACATCACTGCGTTTCTTGTACCGGCTGTAGTTTCGTTCGTTTCAGGATACTTACTCAAAAAAATTTCTAAATTGAGCAATGGCCATGTAGTTGGCTACCAGGAAGGAGCAGTGATAGTTGTCACAACATGGATTGTGGCGATTTTGCTATCGGCTTCCCCGTTCATAATTACCGGCTTTTTGAATTTTCACCAAGCGATTTTCGAGGCAACCAGCGGATGGACTACCACTGGTCTCACTATGTTCCCAGATGTTGAAAGTTTGCCACATGTTCTTCTTGTCTGGCGAAGCATTATGCAGTTCATAGGGGGAGCTGGTTTCGCTGTGATAATGCTTGCTACACTTATAGGACCTCTCGGTGCTTCACTTTACGGATCTGAGGGAAGGGTAGACAACATTCTTCCCAATGTGACACAATCCACAAAGGTGATAATGATCATATACGTGACGTATGCTGTGCTAGGAATGGTGCTTCTTCATCTTGCAGGCATGCCTTGGTTCGATGCTTTCAATCATTCACTCACTGCTCTTGCAACAGGTGGTTTCTCAGTAAAGAACACGAGCATAGGATTTTATAACAGTGTTTCAATAGAAACGATAACGATCGTTTTAATGATCCTTGGAGGAACGGGATTTGGTATTCATTACACACTTTGGAAAGGTAACTTCAAAGCGTTTTTGAGAAACGGAGAACCATGGCTAATGGGAACAACCATTGTTCTTGCAACAGTTTTTTTGGTTCCCCATGCAAGTAAGGTGTTCCATGAAAATGCTCTCAGATACACTATCTTTCAAGTAGTATCAGCGATTACAGGAACTGGATTCTCAAACACTGATCTCGTACCGTGGGTGGCTCTTTTTCCTTTAGGTGTGTTCTTACTCACTGTTATCATGATGCTCGGGGGTATGATGGATTCGACTGCCGGAGGTTTGAAACAATTCAGGGTGTTTGTAACTCTCAAATTATTGGTTCGAGCGATTCGAGATTTTGTGGGTCCAAGAAGAAAAGTAGGAAAGATCATGGTCTGGAAAGGAGAAAGCAGAAGGACGATCGATGAAAATATCATAAAGGATATGTTCATCTTTTTCGGTATATACGCTTTGACTTATTTACTTGGTACGTTGGTCCTCATGAGCTACGGATACGATCCTCTTGTCTCCATGTTCGAGTTCTCTTCCGCAATGAACGGTGTGGGGCTCTCCGTCGGCCTCACAAGTCCCGATCTCCCTGTTGGAGTTCTTTGGACAATGACTTTGGGAATGTTCCTCGGAAGATTGGAATTTCTCGTTGTCTTTTATGCGCTTGCGAGAATTATCAGAGATCTGAAAATTCTTCTAACGGAGAATGGAGGTGAAATCAATTGA
- a CDS encoding TrkA family potassium uptake protein: MKIIIIGGETTAYYLARSMSFRRYGVVIINKDKDLCEEFAKRLKATVIHGDGSQKEVLRDAEISKSDVVVVLTPRDDVNLFISQLVMKEFGVRRVVSLVNDPGNIEIFKKLGITTVLNLTTLITNTIEALIFPEEFSSIIPLEQGIEFLNVTIDENNPIVGRMLKNLNLPRESIVAAIVRGGVLVVPRGDTEILPGDKLYVITNSATKEEVENILLGR, translated from the coding sequence TTGAAGATAATCATCATAGGCGGTGAAACAACAGCCTATTATCTGGCACGATCCATGAGTTTTCGAAGGTACGGAGTTGTGATTATAAACAAGGATAAGGATCTGTGCGAGGAATTCGCCAAGAGATTGAAAGCTACAGTGATACACGGAGATGGCAGTCAAAAAGAAGTTCTCAGAGACGCAGAGATTTCAAAAAGTGATGTGGTAGTAGTTTTAACTCCAAGAGACGATGTCAATCTTTTCATATCCCAGCTGGTGATGAAAGAGTTCGGTGTGAGACGTGTGGTCAGCCTAGTGAACGATCCGGGAAATATCGAAATTTTCAAAAAGTTGGGGATCACAACCGTTCTGAATCTTACAACCCTGATAACGAATACTATAGAAGCATTGATATTTCCTGAGGAGTTTTCAAGTATCATACCTTTAGAGCAAGGGATAGAATTTCTGAACGTAACGATAGATGAAAACAATCCAATCGTTGGGAGAATGTTGAAAAATTTGAATCTTCCAAGAGAGAGTATCGTTGCAGCCATCGTGCGGGGAGGAGTTTTGGTGGTCCCAAGAGGTGATACAGAGATTCTTCCAGGTGACAAATTGTACGTGATCACTAATTCGGCGACAAAAGAGGAAGTGGAAAACATACTCCTTGGAAGGTGA
- the purB gene encoding adenylosuccinate lyase, with amino-acid sequence MWTEEAKYRRWLEVELAVTKAYEELGMIPKGVTEKIKSKVEIDVELFKRIEEKTNHDVVAFVEGIGTMIGEDSRYFHYGLTSSDVVDTANSLALVEAGRILLNVLRKLCEVLWEAANRYKYTPIIGRTHGVHAEPTSFGLKILGWYSEMKRNTERLKEAIEEVAFGKISGAVGNYANIPPEVEEKALSYLGLKREPVSTQVVPRDRHAFYLSVLGIVAAGIERMALEIRHLQRTEVLEVEEPFKEGQRGSSAMPHKKNPITCERLTGLSRMMRAYVSPSFENIALWHERDISHSSVERYIFPDATQTLHYMIVTATKVIKNMKVNEERMKKNIDLTKGLVFSQRVLLKLIEKGLTRKEAYDIVQRNALRTWNSEKSFLDHLVEDVDVKRLITKEELMELFDASYYLRHVDSIFKRFEEE; translated from the coding sequence CTGTGGACGGAGGAAGCAAAATACAGAAGATGGCTGGAGGTGGAACTCGCAGTAACGAAGGCTTACGAGGAATTGGGGATGATACCAAAAGGAGTCACCGAGAAAATAAAGAGTAAAGTTGAAATAGATGTGGAATTGTTTAAAAGAATAGAAGAGAAGACCAATCACGATGTGGTGGCTTTCGTGGAAGGAATCGGAACAATGATTGGCGAGGATTCCAGGTATTTTCATTACGGACTTACCTCATCGGATGTCGTAGACACAGCCAATTCTTTGGCTCTCGTTGAAGCAGGTAGGATTCTTCTTAATGTTCTAAGAAAGCTGTGTGAAGTACTTTGGGAAGCTGCAAATCGCTACAAGTACACTCCCATTATTGGTAGAACGCATGGCGTACATGCTGAGCCTACTTCTTTTGGGTTGAAGATACTCGGTTGGTACTCGGAAATGAAGAGAAATACGGAACGTCTGAAGGAAGCAATAGAAGAAGTGGCCTTTGGGAAAATAAGTGGTGCCGTCGGAAATTATGCAAACATACCACCTGAAGTAGAAGAAAAAGCTTTATCCTACCTTGGACTCAAGCGAGAACCAGTCTCTACACAAGTTGTTCCAAGAGACAGACATGCTTTCTATCTGTCAGTTTTGGGCATCGTAGCAGCTGGTATAGAACGAATGGCTCTCGAGATAAGGCATCTTCAGCGAACAGAAGTTCTCGAAGTGGAAGAACCTTTCAAAGAGGGTCAAAGAGGCTCAAGTGCCATGCCCCATAAAAAAAATCCTATTACGTGTGAACGCTTGACAGGACTTTCAAGGATGATGAGAGCGTACGTGTCTCCTTCCTTTGAAAACATTGCTCTCTGGCACGAGAGAGACATATCACATTCTTCCGTAGAAAGATACATTTTTCCAGATGCCACACAAACTCTTCATTATATGATCGTCACTGCAACAAAAGTGATAAAGAATATGAAGGTGAACGAAGAGAGAATGAAGAAAAACATCGATCTAACAAAAGGACTCGTCTTTTCACAAAGAGTTCTTCTAAAACTCATAGAAAAAGGACTTACAAGAAAGGAAGCTTACGATATAGTACAGAGAAATGCTTTGAGGACCTGGAACTCAGAAAAAAGTTTCCTTGATCATCTCGTCGAAGACGTTGATGTGAAGAGGCTGATCACTAAAGAAGAACTCATGGAACTTTTCGATGCATCTTATTACTTGAGACATGTAGATTCCATTTTCAAACGATTTGAAGAGGAGTGA